The following DNA comes from Mesorhizobium sp. B2-1-8.
GAGCCCCGCCTTCTTGGCCAGCCGCACCAGCCGCTCGCGCGCGCGATTGACGAGCTTGGCGTCGGTGGGGAACATCACGTTCTTCGGCTGCACGGTCGTGTCGACGATCACCCGGCGCGTATCGGCCGGCTTCATCGCTCCGCTCTTGACCGCCACCGCCAGGCTTTCTTGCAGGAGCGCCGTGATCGGCTCCTCGCCCATGCGCTGGCGCCAGCGCGTCATCGATGAGCGCTCGAAGGAGAGCTCGTGGCGGAAGAACTCTTCACCGCACAGATACTGGAAGTAGGGGTTCTCCACCCAGCGGGCGCACAGCTCCTCGTCCGACAAGTCGAAAGTGTGCTTCAGGATCGCAAGGCCCGCCATCAGTCGCGTCGGCAAGGGCGGCATGCCAGGACCGTCCGAATAGACCGCGCCGAAACGCTCCTCCAGCACCGGCCAGTCGATCGCCTGCGCCAGCCGCACCAACTCGTGCTTCATGTTGATGATCTGATCGAGCCTGGAGCGGAACAGGTCCTGCTCTCCCGTCTCGCGCTTCTCGCGTGGCCTGGACATTCGCCGTCCCCTCGATTCGCCCGCCAAAACGAGTGAATCACGCATCGGCGCACAAGGGAATCGTCAAATCGAATTGCAAGAAAACGGCAACCAGACACCGCAAATGTTGCAACGCTATTCCCGCATTCCTCGCCGATTAGGAAACCAGATCAAAGCCTTGCGGATAGTTCACCGACGACCAATGAGGGGCAGCACGAACTTGCCAAGCAAAGCGAGTAGCCTCTGCCTTTCGAACTGCCGGCGCCGCCCCTCATCCGCCTGCCGGCACCTTCTCCCCGTAAACGGGGAGAAGGCTCAATGCGGGCCATCTCAATTGCTCGCCGACAGCACCAGCACCGGCTTTTCGCTGTAGAGCGACGGGAACAGCGCCTTCAAATTCGCCACCTTGGGCAGGTCGTTGTAGACGATGTAGGGGTAGGTCGGGTTCAGCGTCAGGAAATCCTGGTGGTAGTTTTCGGCCGGGTAGAAGGTCTTGCCGGTCTCCAGCGTGGTGACGATGGGCTCGGAAAACACCTTGGCCTTATCGAGCTGGGCGATGTAGCTCTGCGCGATCTTCTTCTGCGCGTCGTTTTCGGCGAAGATCGTCGAGCGGTACTGGGTGCCCGAGTCCGGGCCCTGGTAGTTGAGCTGGGTCGGGTTGTGGGCGACCGAGAAATAGACCTGCAGCAGCTGGCCATAGGTCACCTTGGACGGATCATAGGTGATCTCGACGGATTCGGCATGGCCGGTGCGGCCGGTGCCGACCGTCTCGTAGACGGCGTTCTCCTTTGACCCGCCGGTGTAGCCGGACACCGCCTTGCTGACGCCCTTGACGTGCTGGAACACGCCCTGCACGCCCCAGAAGCAGCCGCCGGCGAAGATCGCCTTTTCGCTGCCTGGGGCCGCCTTTTCGTCGATCGCCGGCGGCGGGATCTTCACCGCATCCTCGGCGGAGATGGCGGGCGTGAGCCAGAAGGCGGCGCCCGCGACGGCAAGGGCGAGTGCGGCGAGCCCGCCCCGGACAAAGCCCGTCGGACGATTGTCGATATTGGTCATGGTTGCACTCCTCGTGGGTTGCATAGGGATCAGTCTATTGGATCAGCTACCGTGGCGCGATGCGCGAGTTGCGGCGGCAGCTCACATTCGCGTGCTCCCGGACCTCACGCCTTTCCCGGGATTGCTCCGGCAACTGTCCCCGGCTGGACAGGGAGCCCGCCAGGGACAGAAGGCCACGGACCAATCTCAATTGGCCGTGGCATCCGTTGCCGGTTTCATCGCGTCCGTGGCAGGCTTCATGGCATCGGCGGCGGGCTTCATGGAGTTGGTGGCCATCGGATCGGCGGGCTTCATCGCATCGGTTGCCGGTTTCATGGCGTCCGCGGCCGGCGCCATGGCGCTGGCAGCGGGCTTCATCGCATTGGTGGCGTCGTCGGCGCGCGCGATGCCGCCGGCAAACAGCGCCGTCGAGCAGAGAGCAAGCGCGAGCGCCGGCAGCGTCAGGCGGGAGAAATTGGTCATGGTCGGTTTCCTTGTGGGGTTGGTGGCACGCCCTTTGGGCGGCCGGGCTCTTGCGCCGCCGCCCATGCGGCGGCGCAAATCTCTGCTCGGCAAGTCTTTTGCCTGAACGTGATTGTTGCTTGATGCATGTCGTCGTCGCAAAACCGAGGTCACTTTTGCGCGACATGCATTAGTTGGCGGCGGCGGCCAGGATCGGCCCGCCGCCGGGCGACTGCAGCAGCACGGCGGTGCAGAGGCCAGCCGAGGCTGCCGGCAGATCGAGCGTCTTGGCCTCGCCGCTCCAGCTGCCGAGTTTTGTCAGTGCGTGCACGACATTGGCGTGCGGCAAGGTGCGGCCGGTGTTTTCGCCGCGCGCCACCGGCACCTCGACGACACCCTTGGTGTAG
Coding sequences within:
- the msrA gene encoding peptide-methionine (S)-S-oxide reductase MsrA; translation: MTNIDNRPTGFVRGGLAALALAVAGAAFWLTPAISAEDAVKIPPPAIDEKAAPGSEKAIFAGGCFWGVQGVFQHVKGVSKAVSGYTGGSKENAVYETVGTGRTGHAESVEITYDPSKVTYGQLLQVYFSVAHNPTQLNYQGPDSGTQYRSTIFAENDAQKKIAQSYIAQLDKAKVFSEPIVTTLETGKTFYPAENYHQDFLTLNPTYPYIVYNDLPKVANLKALFPSLYSEKPVLVLSASN